TGTGGCTTGATAATAACGCTGATGGGGATCGGTCTGGGGATAGTCTATACGAATGTGTTCGCTGCGGGTTTCTGTGCGATGTAATGCACTAAAATATGCCCATCTGGCGACAGCAGTCAGAGCAACTGCACGCCGAGAAAATTCGATATCGCGTACACTATCTTGTTTGGGATTACCTTGTACTTGCTGCCACAGCGTTTCTAATTTAGCGAGGGAATCTAGAAGTTTCTGTTCCGAACGCAAGTAGTTTTTCTCCAATGGGAACATTTCAGCTTGCACACCACGCGCGATCGCATCACTATCGAATGTTGCAGAGGTGGAGGAGTCTGAACGCATTCCCACTTGTCCCGCTGCACGTGCAATTCTTTCATTTGCACGTGCGCCCAAATTCTTAGCAAACTTAGCTGCCCCTTCTCCTGCCCACTGCCCTGTAGAGATTGCCCAAGCCGCATTAGGGCCGCCACCACCAGAAGCTAAACCAGCTAGAAATTCCCGTGATGCCGCATCCCCAGCAGCATATAGTCCAGGTACTTTTGTCGCGCAACTATCATCAATAATCCGAACACCACCTGTACCCCGGACTGTCCCTTCTAAAATCAATGTCACAGGTACTCTTTCTGTATAGGGATCAATCCCAGCTTTTTTATAAGGTAGAAAAGCGATGAAATGAGACTTTTCAATCACAGCTTTGACTTCCGGTGTAGCTCTATCTAAACGAGCATAAACAGACCCTTTCATCAGGGCATTTGGAAGGAATGCAGGATCACGACGACCATTAATATAGCCACCTAAATCATTACCTGCTTCATCGCTATAACTAGCCCAACCAAAGGGAACACCCCGTGTGACTGTGGCATTAAAAGCAGTGGAGATTGCATAGTGATTAGATGCT
This window of the Nostoc sp. HK-01 genome carries:
- a CDS encoding fumarate reductase/succinate dehydrogenase flavoprotein-like protein, which encodes MLTENELQLNADVLVIGGGPAAAWAAWSAASQGVKVIIVDKGFLGTSGAAAASGNGIMAPSPENWEKVVSERFRVGKGLANLRWIERVVEKTWLSLPLLEDWGYRFPKENGESVRQSYYGPEYMRVMRKNLLRSGVQILDQSPALELLVAEDGSVAGARGVQRQHHRFYTVRAGAVVLANGGCAFLSKALGCNTNTGDGMLMAVEAGGELSSMEASNHYAISTAFNATVTRGVPFGWASYSDEAGNDLGGYINGRRDPAFLPNALMKGSVYARLDRATPEVKAVIEKSHFIAFLPYKKAGIDPYTERVPVTLILEGTVRGTGGVRIIDDSCATKVPGLYAAGDAASREFLAGLASGGGGPNAAWAISTGQWAGEGAAKFAKNLGARANERIARAAGQVGMRSDSSTSATFDSDAIARGVQAEMFPLEKNYLRSEQKLLDSLAKLETLWQQVQGNPKQDSVRDIEFSRRAVALTAVARWAYFSALHRTETRSEHIRIDYPQTDPHQRYYQATGGLDKLWVRRDWITDAPATPSLQTTPSTPAVSKL